In Puntigrus tetrazona isolate hp1 chromosome 24, ASM1883169v1, whole genome shotgun sequence, a genomic segment contains:
- the LOC122329733 gene encoding protein CDV3 homolog isoform X2: protein MADVAPAGVEKSLDDFFAKRDKKKKKEKGKGKEQATGGAAMAVKKTKKEKEKSTKSENQDAQMEKDEEWKDFEQKEVDYTGLRLQALQMSDEKEEEEYEKEEVGEDGEIILVTGDKISGPWNKSGAPPSAAPVEEVEVPEPKAPGVYRPPGARLTSTKRGPTQGPPEIFNDTQFPSLLATARHVETRKDREMEKTFEVVKHKSRVREGEGPGSMQHLQLDNQYAILGDK from the exons ATGGCGGATGTGGCTCCGGCCGGCGTGGAGAAGAGTCTGGATGACTTCTTCGCTAAGCGCgacaagaagaaaaagaaggagaAGGGCAAGGGAAAAGAGCAGGCGACCGGTGGAGCCGCAATGGCGGTGAAAAAGACGaaaaaggagaaggagaagtCGACGAAGAGTGAAAATCAGGACGCGCAGATGGAAAAG GACGAGGAATGGAAGGATTTTGAGCAGAAGGAGGTGGACTACACCGGACTCCGACTCCAGGCCCTGCAGATGAG TGATgagaaggaggaggaagagtATGAAAAGGAGGAAGTGGGCGAGGATGGTGAGATCATCCTGGTCACTGGTGATAAAATCTCTGGACCCTGGAATAAATCAGGCGCCCCCCCTTCAGCTGCTCCGG TAGAGGAAGTTGAGGTTCCTGAGCCCAAAGCACCTGGCGTGTATCGTCCCCCAGGGGCCCGGTTAACCTCTACCAAGAGAGGCCCAACTCAAGGACCTCCAGAAATCTTCAACGACACCCAGTTCCCCTCTCTCCTGGCCACCGCCAGACATGTGGAGACACGCAA agacagagagatggagaagaCCTTCGAGGTGGTGAAGCACAAGAGCCGGGTCAGAGAAGGGGAAGGCCCGGGCTCCATGCAGCATCTACAGTTAGATAATCAGTATGCCATCCTGGGGGACAAATAA
- the LOC122329733 gene encoding protein CDV3 homolog isoform X1: MADVAPAGVEKSLDDFFAKRDKKKKKEKGKGKEQATGGAAMAVKKTKKEKEKSTKSENQDAQMEKEDEEWKDFEQKEVDYTGLRLQALQMSDEKEEEEYEKEEVGEDGEIILVTGDKISGPWNKSGAPPSAAPVEEVEVPEPKAPGVYRPPGARLTSTKRGPTQGPPEIFNDTQFPSLLATARHVETRKDREMEKTFEVVKHKSRVREGEGPGSMQHLQLDNQYAILGDK; encoded by the exons ATGGCGGATGTGGCTCCGGCCGGCGTGGAGAAGAGTCTGGATGACTTCTTCGCTAAGCGCgacaagaagaaaaagaaggagaAGGGCAAGGGAAAAGAGCAGGCGACCGGTGGAGCCGCAATGGCGGTGAAAAAGACGaaaaaggagaaggagaagtCGACGAAGAGTGAAAATCAGGACGCGCAGATGGAAAAG GAGGACGAGGAATGGAAGGATTTTGAGCAGAAGGAGGTGGACTACACCGGACTCCGACTCCAGGCCCTGCAGATGAG TGATgagaaggaggaggaagagtATGAAAAGGAGGAAGTGGGCGAGGATGGTGAGATCATCCTGGTCACTGGTGATAAAATCTCTGGACCCTGGAATAAATCAGGCGCCCCCCCTTCAGCTGCTCCGG TAGAGGAAGTTGAGGTTCCTGAGCCCAAAGCACCTGGCGTGTATCGTCCCCCAGGGGCCCGGTTAACCTCTACCAAGAGAGGCCCAACTCAAGGACCTCCAGAAATCTTCAACGACACCCAGTTCCCCTCTCTCCTGGCCACCGCCAGACATGTGGAGACACGCAA agacagagagatggagaagaCCTTCGAGGTGGTGAAGCACAAGAGCCGGGTCAGAGAAGGGGAAGGCCCGGGCTCCATGCAGCATCTACAGTTAGATAATCAGTATGCCATCCTGGGGGACAAATAA